In Sphingomonas sp. G-3-2-10, a single window of DNA contains:
- a CDS encoding DsbA family oxidoreductase, translating to MPVTTKLKIDFVSDIACPWCAVGLGGLEQALDALQGEVVADISFHPFELNPGMPAGGQNGLEHLSQKYGMAPAQIRANRDMIRERAASVGVVMNSSDDSRIYNTFDAHRLLAWAREEGRQLELKRRLLVLNFTDQADPGDHDALVAAAESVGLVGAAARAVLESGGYADQVRSEEALWQSRGINSVPAVVVNDRYLISGGLPPEEYERQLRLIAAKEA from the coding sequence ATGCCCGTGACGACCAAGCTCAAGATCGATTTTGTTTCCGACATCGCCTGTCCCTGGTGCGCGGTTGGATTGGGCGGGCTGGAACAGGCGCTCGACGCGCTGCAGGGCGAGGTCGTCGCGGATATCAGCTTCCACCCGTTCGAGTTGAACCCGGGAATGCCGGCGGGCGGGCAGAACGGCCTTGAGCATCTGAGCCAGAAATACGGCATGGCGCCGGCGCAGATCCGTGCCAATCGCGATATGATCCGCGAGCGTGCCGCGAGTGTCGGCGTGGTGATGAATTCGTCCGACGACAGCCGCATCTACAACACGTTCGATGCCCACCGCCTGCTTGCCTGGGCCAGGGAAGAAGGGCGCCAACTGGAATTGAAGCGCCGGTTGCTGGTGCTGAACTTCACTGACCAGGCCGATCCGGGCGACCATGACGCGCTGGTCGCCGCCGCGGAATCTGTCGGCCTGGTCGGCGCGGCGGCGCGCGCGGTTCTCGAATCCGGCGGCTATGCCGATCAGGTGCGGTCCGAAGAGGCACTGTGGCAGAGCCGGGGGATCAACAGCGTGCCGGCCGTGGTGGTCAACGATCGCTACCTGATCTCGGGCGGGTTGCCCCCGGAGGAATATGAGCGCCAGCTGCGCCTGATCGCGGCGAAGGAAGCCTGA
- a CDS encoding lipocalin family protein: MKQSTALKIAAGVAAAAIGGAFLYSRSTRPPVINPKVPEPAKSVDLDRYLGKWFELARHENRFEKGLDAVTAEYSLDEDGTIIVANSGAQGGPKGERSFVEGHAIVADEETNAKLKVSFFGPFYTGDYWVLDHGDAYDWSIVGEPGGRYLWVLTREAKPAPAVTEAILKRVETLGYDRWALRLTRHI; encoded by the coding sequence ATGAAGCAATCGACTGCCCTCAAGATCGCCGCGGGCGTGGCGGCTGCCGCGATCGGCGGCGCGTTCCTCTATTCGCGATCGACGCGGCCGCCGGTGATCAATCCCAAGGTGCCCGAGCCCGCCAAGAGCGTCGATCTGGACCGCTATCTGGGCAAATGGTTCGAATTGGCACGGCACGAGAACCGCTTCGAAAAGGGCCTCGACGCGGTGACGGCGGAATATTCGCTGGACGAGGACGGGACGATCATCGTCGCCAACAGCGGCGCTCAGGGCGGGCCGAAGGGCGAGCGGAGCTTTGTCGAGGGCCATGCGATCGTCGCGGACGAAGAGACCAATGCAAAGTTAAAGGTCTCATTCTTCGGGCCATTCTATACCGGCGACTATTGGGTGCTCGATCATGGCGACGCGTATGACTGGTCGATCGTCGGCGAGCCCGGCGGGCGCTATCTGTGGGTGCTGACGCGCGAGGCCAAGCCCGCGCCGGCGGTGACCGAAGCGATCCTGAAGCGCGTCGAGACGCTGGGATACGACCGCTGGGCGCTGCGGCTGACGCGCCACATCTGA
- a CDS encoding CvpA family protein translates to MAFSGLDIIVLIAIGGAAILGFIRGFVTEILALAVWLVIVLALKLLHTPLASALSGPVGTAQGAAVLSFAILAGVTYFGGRLIANAVGSRTRQSFLGPVDRALGLGFGALKGLVLVSIAFLLLVLVVDTVRGGPAKRPEWITQSTTYPLLDATSAFVADFVDKRRKGEPVFGGDTDNAAEAEFENVSSGD, encoded by the coding sequence ATGGCATTCAGCGGACTCGACATCATCGTGCTGATCGCGATCGGCGGCGCGGCAATATTGGGCTTCATTCGCGGCTTCGTGACCGAGATTCTCGCGCTGGCAGTGTGGCTGGTGATCGTGCTGGCGCTCAAGCTGCTGCACACCCCGCTGGCGTCGGCGCTGTCGGGACCGGTGGGCACGGCGCAGGGCGCGGCGGTGCTGTCGTTCGCGATCCTGGCGGGCGTGACCTATTTCGGCGGGCGGCTGATCGCGAATGCCGTGGGTTCGCGGACGCGGCAGAGCTTCCTCGGCCCGGTCGATCGCGCGCTGGGGCTGGGCTTTGGCGCGCTGAAGGGGCTGGTGCTGGTCAGCATCGCCTTCCTGCTGCTGGTGCTGGTGGTCGACACCGTGCGCGGCGGCCCGGCGAAGCGGCCGGAATGGATCACCCAGTCGACGACCTATCCGCTGCTCGACGCGACGAGCGCGTTCGTGGCGGATTTCGTGGACAAGCGGCGCAAGGGCGAGCCGGTGTTCGGGGGCGATACGGACAATGCGGCTGAAGCCGAGTTCGAGAATGTGAGTTCGGGCGACTGA